One genomic window of Nocardioides daphniae includes the following:
- a CDS encoding MBL fold metallo-hydrolase, whose amino-acid sequence MRITKFGHACVRIEHDGTTLVLDPGGFTRPEAVEGADVVLITHEHGDHYAPDNLRRCDAQIYTIDGVADQIRSGAPDLVERLTVVTPGEQLTAGGVPVTVVGVDHAIIHSEIPRIHNSGYLMDFGGTKVYHPGDALTAPGETVDLLLTPSSAPWLKVGEAIDFVQEVGAKHNLAIHDAIYSEAGHGLVDMLMAKVNEPKGLGWTRLAVGAELPQL is encoded by the coding sequence ATGAGGATCACGAAGTTCGGTCACGCCTGCGTCCGCATCGAGCACGACGGCACCACCCTGGTGCTGGATCCCGGTGGCTTCACCCGCCCCGAGGCGGTGGAGGGCGCGGACGTCGTCCTGATCACCCACGAGCACGGCGACCACTACGCCCCCGACAACCTGCGCCGCTGCGACGCGCAGATCTACACGATCGACGGAGTCGCCGACCAGATCCGCTCCGGTGCCCCCGACCTGGTGGAGCGCCTGACGGTCGTCACCCCGGGTGAGCAGCTCACCGCGGGCGGCGTCCCGGTCACGGTGGTCGGCGTCGACCACGCGATCATCCACTCCGAGATCCCGCGGATCCACAACTCCGGCTACCTCATGGACTTCGGCGGCACGAAGGTCTACCACCCCGGCGACGCCCTGACCGCGCCCGGCGAGACCGTCGACCTGCTGCTCACCCCGTCGAGCGCGCCGTGGCTCAAGGTCGGCGAGGCGATCGACTTCGTCCAGGAGGTCGGGGCGAAGCACAACCTCGCCATCCACGACGCGATCTACTCCGAGGCCGGCCACGGCCTCGTCGACATGCTGATGGCGAAGGTCAACGAGCCCAAGGGGCTGGGCTGGACCCGTCTGGCGGTCGGCGCGGAGCTGCCACAGCTCTGA
- the nuoF gene encoding NADH-quinone oxidoreductase subunit NuoF, with amino-acid sequence MTDTLTPVLTDNWDAERSWTIESYEAQGGYEALKKALTMSPDEVITAVKDSGLRGRGGAGFPTGMKWGFIPQDNPKPKYLVVNADESEPGTCKDIPLMMASPHTLIEGVIISAHAIRANHAFIYVRGEVLHVIRRLQHAVAEAYLAGHLGKNIHGSGHDLELVVHAGAGAYICGEETALLDSLEGRRGQPRLRPPFPAVAGLYASPTVINNVESIASVPSIIAHGPEWFSSMGTERSKGFGIFSLSGHVTHPGQYEAPLGITLRELIELGGGMRDGNRLKFWTPGGSSTGILTEEHLDVPLDFESVAAAGSMLGTRALQVFDETTCVVRATLRWTEFYKHESCGKCTPCREGTWWLVQVLRKLEQGQGSESDLDQLLDQCDNILGRSFCALADGAVGPITSSIQYFRDEYVAHLTHGGCPFDPAASTLFAPAGARA; translated from the coding sequence GTGACCGACACCCTGACCCCCGTCCTCACCGACAACTGGGACGCCGAGCGCTCCTGGACGATCGAGTCGTACGAGGCCCAGGGCGGCTACGAGGCGCTGAAGAAGGCCCTCACGATGTCGCCCGACGAGGTCATCACCGCCGTCAAGGACTCCGGCCTGCGTGGCCGCGGTGGCGCCGGCTTCCCGACCGGCATGAAGTGGGGCTTCATCCCGCAGGACAACCCGAAGCCGAAGTACCTCGTCGTCAACGCCGACGAGTCGGAGCCGGGCACCTGCAAGGACATCCCGCTGATGATGGCCAGCCCGCACACGCTGATCGAGGGCGTGATCATCTCCGCCCACGCGATCCGGGCCAACCACGCCTTCATCTACGTGCGCGGCGAGGTCCTCCACGTCATCCGCCGCCTCCAGCACGCGGTGGCCGAGGCCTACCTGGCCGGCCACCTCGGCAAGAACATCCACGGCTCGGGCCACGACCTCGAGCTCGTCGTCCACGCGGGAGCGGGGGCGTACATCTGCGGCGAGGAGACCGCGCTCCTCGACTCGCTGGAGGGGCGTCGCGGCCAGCCGCGGCTGCGGCCGCCGTTCCCCGCCGTCGCCGGCCTCTACGCGAGCCCCACGGTGATCAACAACGTCGAGTCGATCGCGTCGGTGCCGAGCATCATCGCCCACGGCCCCGAGTGGTTCTCCTCGATGGGCACCGAGCGCTCGAAGGGCTTCGGCATCTTCAGCCTCTCGGGCCACGTCACCCACCCCGGGCAGTACGAGGCCCCGCTCGGCATCACGCTGCGCGAGCTGATCGAGCTCGGTGGCGGCATGCGCGACGGCAACCGGCTGAAGTTCTGGACGCCGGGCGGCTCGTCGACCGGCATCCTGACCGAGGAGCACCTCGACGTCCCGCTCGACTTCGAGTCGGTCGCGGCGGCGGGCTCCATGCTCGGCACCCGCGCGCTGCAGGTCTTCGACGAGACCACCTGCGTGGTCCGCGCGACCCTGCGCTGGACCGAGTTCTACAAGCACGAGTCCTGCGGCAAGTGCACCCCGTGCCGTGAGGGCACGTGGTGGCTGGTCCAGGTGCTCCGGAAGCTGGAGCAGGGGCAGGGCAGCGAGTCCGACCTCGACCAGCTGCTCGACCAGTGCGACAACATCCTCGGCCGCTCGTTCTGCGCGCTGGCCGACGGTGCGGTGGGGCCGATCACCTCGTCCATCCAGTACTTCCGTGACGAGTACGTCGCCCACCTGACGCACGGTGGATGCCCGTTCGACCCCGCGGCATCGACCCTCTTCGCACCCGCAGGAGCGCGCGCATGA
- a CDS encoding NuoB/complex I 20 kDa subunit family protein: protein MGVEDKLPAGVLLTTVEGLAGYMRKASFWPATFGLACCAIEMMTSGGPKYDLGRFGMEVFRASPRQADLMIVAGRVSQKMAPVLRQIYDQMPEPKWVLSMGVCASSGGMFNNYAIVQGVDHVVPVDMYLPGCPPRPEMLIDAITKLHQQVQSTKMGAHRADEITERETAALNALPTSAQRGMLR from the coding sequence ATGGGCGTAGAAGACAAGCTCCCCGCGGGCGTGCTCCTGACCACGGTCGAGGGGCTCGCGGGCTACATGCGCAAGGCGTCGTTCTGGCCGGCCACCTTCGGCCTGGCCTGCTGCGCCATCGAGATGATGACCTCCGGTGGCCCGAAGTACGACCTCGGTCGCTTCGGCATGGAGGTCTTCCGGGCCAGCCCCCGCCAGGCCGACCTGATGATCGTGGCCGGTCGGGTGAGCCAGAAGATGGCTCCGGTCCTGCGCCAGATCTACGACCAGATGCCCGAGCCCAAGTGGGTGCTCTCGATGGGCGTCTGTGCCTCGTCGGGCGGCATGTTCAACAACTACGCGATCGTCCAGGGCGTCGACCACGTCGTCCCGGTCGACATGTACCTGCCCGGCTGCCCGCCGCGGCCGGAGATGCTGATCGACGCGATCACCAAGCTCCACCAGCAGGTGCAGTCCACCAAGATGGGCGCCCACCGCGCCGACGAGATCACCGAGCGCGAGACCGCTGCGCTGAACGCGCTGCCGACCTCGGCCCAGCGAGGGATGCTGCGATGA
- a CDS encoding NADH-quinone oxidoreductase subunit C, with protein MTDDPGTPKADTPKQSTPSEPGKGRTDSEGATPEAGAQQTSPSREDAVVSTPGVKAPDAGSQETVSSEVVSDDTVVDRAVGVRQGMFGVAGTGDVSGFGGLVAPVVFPGASQRPYGGWFDEAADALAEGLAAGGLDTAVSHVVVDRGEITFHVRREDLLAVARVLRDDEKLRFELLSSLSGVHYPADTGRELHVVLHLLSMSYNRRIRVEVTAPDSDPHVPSVVSLYPTADWQEREAWDMFGIIFDGHPALTRILMPDDWPGHPQRKDYPLGGIPVEYKGATTPPPDQRRSYN; from the coding sequence ATGACCGACGACCCCGGCACCCCCAAGGCCGACACCCCGAAGCAGAGCACCCCCAGCGAGCCCGGCAAGGGCCGCACCGACAGCGAGGGCGCCACCCCCGAGGCGGGTGCCCAGCAGACCAGCCCGTCCCGCGAGGACGCGGTCGTCTCCACCCCCGGGGTGAAGGCCCCCGACGCCGGCTCGCAGGAGACGGTCTCCTCGGAGGTGGTCAGCGACGACACCGTCGTCGACCGTGCGGTCGGCGTACGCCAGGGCATGTTCGGCGTCGCCGGCACCGGCGACGTCTCCGGCTTCGGTGGGCTGGTCGCACCGGTCGTCTTCCCGGGCGCCTCGCAGCGGCCGTACGGCGGTTGGTTCGACGAGGCGGCCGACGCCCTCGCCGAGGGGCTCGCCGCCGGTGGCCTCGACACCGCCGTCTCGCACGTGGTCGTCGACCGCGGCGAGATCACCTTCCACGTCCGCCGTGAGGACCTGCTCGCCGTGGCCCGGGTGCTGCGCGACGACGAGAAGCTCCGCTTCGAGCTGCTCTCCTCGCTCTCCGGCGTGCACTACCCGGCCGACACCGGCCGCGAGCTGCACGTCGTGCTCCACCTGCTCTCGATGAGCTACAACCGCCGGATCCGCGTCGAGGTGACGGCTCCCGACTCCGACCCGCACGTGCCGAGCGTGGTGAGCCTCTACCCCACCGCCGACTGGCAGGAGCGGGAGGCGTGGGACATGTTCGGGATCATCTTCGACGGCCACCCCGCCCTCACCCGGATCCTCATGCCCGACGACTGGCCGGGCCACCCGCAGCGCAAGGACTACCCCTTGGGCGGCATCCCCGTCGAGTACAAGGGCGCGACCACGCCGCCCCCCGACCAGCGGAGGTCGTACAACTGA
- a CDS encoding isochorismate synthase, with product MVVVTEAVEVAAVEALLDHLPRTEPVTWLRNGEGMVGWGVAARVRTSGSTRFRDADKWWSELCDQAQVRDEVDEPGTGLVAFGSFAFADHPGDSVLTVPSVLLGRRGSVAWRTTVHVAGAPTPADVEVEPVVAPTGVLFSDGALDGETWMGVVADAVDRINAGDLEKVVLARDLIATADAEVDVRAPVAHLATHYPTCWTFHVDGMFGATPEMLVRRERGLVTSRVLAGTIRRTGDDERDLALAATLARSSKDLEEHEYAVRSVADALEPHCSSMNVPESPFVLHLPNVMHLATDVNGVVHDAATVSSLRLAESLHPSAAVGGTPTPVAVALIAEIEGMDRGRYAGPVGWIDADGDGEWGIALRSASVEGAQVRLFAGCGIVGDSAPEAELAESQAKFVPVRDAVTGA from the coding sequence TTGGTCGTGGTCACCGAGGCCGTCGAGGTGGCCGCGGTGGAGGCCCTGCTCGACCACCTGCCGCGCACCGAGCCGGTCACCTGGCTGCGCAACGGTGAGGGCATGGTCGGCTGGGGCGTCGCGGCCCGGGTCCGCACCAGCGGCTCCACCCGCTTCCGCGACGCGGACAAGTGGTGGTCTGAGCTCTGCGACCAGGCGCAGGTGCGCGACGAGGTCGACGAGCCCGGCACCGGGCTGGTGGCCTTCGGCTCCTTCGCCTTCGCCGACCACCCCGGCGACTCCGTGCTCACGGTGCCCTCGGTGCTCCTGGGCCGCCGCGGCTCGGTCGCCTGGCGCACCACGGTCCACGTGGCCGGCGCTCCCACCCCGGCCGACGTCGAGGTCGAGCCGGTCGTGGCCCCCACCGGGGTGCTCTTCAGCGACGGGGCGCTCGACGGCGAGACCTGGATGGGCGTGGTCGCCGACGCGGTGGACCGGATCAACGCCGGCGACCTCGAGAAGGTCGTCCTGGCCCGCGACCTGATCGCGACCGCGGACGCCGAGGTCGACGTACGCGCGCCCGTCGCCCACCTGGCCACGCACTACCCGACCTGCTGGACCTTCCACGTCGACGGCATGTTCGGTGCGACGCCGGAGATGCTGGTGCGCCGTGAACGCGGGCTGGTCACCTCGCGCGTGCTGGCCGGCACCATCCGCCGCACCGGCGACGACGAGCGCGACCTGGCCCTGGCCGCGACGCTCGCGCGCAGCTCCAAGGATCTCGAGGAGCACGAGTACGCCGTCCGCTCGGTTGCCGACGCCCTCGAGCCGCACTGCTCGTCGATGAACGTGCCCGAGTCGCCCTTCGTGCTCCACCTGCCCAACGTGATGCACCTGGCCACCGACGTGAACGGGGTCGTCCACGACGCAGCGACGGTCTCCTCGCTGCGGCTGGCCGAGTCGCTTCACCCCTCGGCGGCCGTGGGCGGCACCCCCACCCCGGTCGCGGTCGCCCTGATCGCCGAGATCGAGGGGATGGACCGGGGTCGCTACGCCGGGCCGGTCGGCTGGATCGACGCCGACGGCGACGGCGAGTGGGGCATCGCGCTGCGCTCGGCGAGCGTCGAGGGCGCGCAGGTGCGCCTCTTCGCCGGCTGCGGGATCGTCGGCGACTCCGCGCCCGAGGCCGAGCTGGCCGAGTCGCAGGCCAAGTTCGTGCCCGTGCGCGACGCCGTCACCGGCGCCTGA
- the nuoH gene encoding NADH-quinone oxidoreductase subunit NuoH — protein sequence MSPQIFAAEGASLSAFGQDPLWMVVVKTLLVFLVLVLLTLFNIWFERRVVARMQHRIGPNVNGPFGLLQSLADGAKLMFKEDIIPKAADKVVFLLAPLIIVVPAFVTFSVIPFGPEVNLFGTVTPLQLTDMPVAVLFVMAVASVGIYGIVLAGWSSGSTYSLLGGLRSSAQMISYEVAMGLALVAVFLYAGSMSTSEIVAAQDDFWFGLVLFPSFVIYVIAMVGETNRAPFDLPEAEGELVGGFHTEYSGMKFAMFFLAEYINMATVSALATTLFLGGWMAPWGIEHVWEGANSGYWPLLWFFSKMFLFIFLFIWLRGTLPRLRYDQFMAFGWKALIPASLAWIVLVATVRAISLEGGFDNRSILIGAGVLLLVLAVVLFWPTRADEEDEAPAAAPETGPSTFPVPAMPAGGAVRGAAAPLTFLGASQTVPGDAAAAEEEN from the coding sequence ATGAGCCCGCAGATCTTCGCCGCCGAAGGGGCGTCGCTGAGCGCGTTCGGCCAGGACCCGCTCTGGATGGTCGTCGTGAAGACCCTCCTGGTCTTCCTGGTCCTGGTGCTGCTGACGCTGTTCAACATCTGGTTCGAGCGCCGCGTGGTGGCCCGCATGCAGCACCGCATCGGCCCCAACGTCAACGGACCCTTCGGCCTGCTCCAGTCGCTGGCCGACGGCGCGAAGCTGATGTTCAAGGAGGACATCATCCCGAAGGCGGCCGACAAGGTCGTCTTCCTGCTCGCTCCGCTGATCATCGTGGTCCCGGCCTTCGTGACCTTCTCGGTGATCCCGTTCGGACCCGAGGTCAACCTCTTCGGCACCGTCACCCCGCTCCAGCTGACCGACATGCCGGTCGCCGTGCTCTTCGTGATGGCGGTCGCCTCGGTCGGCATCTACGGCATCGTGCTGGCAGGCTGGTCGTCCGGCTCCACCTACTCGCTGCTCGGCGGCCTGCGCTCCAGCGCCCAGATGATCTCGTACGAGGTGGCGATGGGCCTGGCGCTCGTCGCGGTCTTCCTCTACGCGGGCTCGATGTCGACGTCGGAGATCGTCGCCGCTCAGGACGACTTCTGGTTCGGGCTGGTGCTCTTCCCGTCGTTCGTCATCTACGTCATCGCCATGGTCGGCGAGACCAACCGTGCCCCCTTCGACCTCCCCGAGGCCGAGGGCGAGCTGGTCGGCGGCTTCCACACCGAGTACTCCGGCATGAAGTTCGCGATGTTCTTCCTCGCCGAGTACATCAACATGGCGACCGTCTCGGCCCTGGCCACCACGCTCTTCCTGGGCGGCTGGATGGCGCCGTGGGGCATCGAGCACGTCTGGGAGGGCGCCAACTCCGGCTACTGGCCGCTGCTCTGGTTCTTCTCGAAGATGTTCCTCTTCATCTTCCTGTTCATCTGGCTGCGCGGCACGCTCCCGCGGCTGCGCTACGACCAGTTCATGGCCTTCGGCTGGAAGGCGCTGATCCCGGCGTCGCTGGCCTGGATCGTCCTGGTCGCCACCGTCCGCGCCATCTCGCTCGAGGGCGGCTTCGACAACCGCAGCATCCTGATCGGTGCGGGCGTGCTGCTCCTCGTGCTGGCGGTGGTGCTCTTCTGGCCCACCAGGGCCGACGAGGAGGACGAGGCGCCCGCCGCCGCGCCCGAGACCGGCCCGAGCACCTTCCCGGTGCCGGCCATGCCCGCCGGGGGTGCCGTCCGCGGCGCCGCCGCCCCGCTCACCTTCCTGGGTGCGAGCCAGACCGTGCCCGGCGACGCCGCCGCTGCGGAGGAGGAGAACTGA
- a CDS encoding demethylmenaquinone methyltransferase, with protein MARAELDKKPSDVRRMFDAVAKRYDITNTVLSGGQDAMWRRETFAAVDPRPGDLVLDLAAGTGVSSVQFHEAGAVVVPCDFSVGMLQVGKAKHAHLPFVAGDGTQLPFADDTFDAVTISYGLRNIVDTVAGLREMRRVTRPGGRIVVAEFSHPTWKPFRTLYIEYLMKALPAIARAVSSSPDAYVYLAESIRAWPDQEGLAALMAEAGWQDPEFRNLTGGIVALHRATA; from the coding sequence GTGGCCCGCGCTGAACTCGACAAGAAGCCCTCCGACGTCCGTCGCATGTTCGACGCCGTCGCGAAGCGGTACGACATCACCAACACCGTGCTCTCCGGCGGGCAGGACGCGATGTGGCGCCGCGAGACCTTCGCCGCGGTCGACCCGCGTCCGGGTGACCTGGTCCTCGACCTGGCGGCCGGCACCGGTGTCTCGTCGGTGCAGTTCCACGAGGCCGGCGCGGTGGTGGTGCCCTGCGACTTCTCGGTCGGCATGCTCCAGGTCGGCAAGGCCAAGCACGCCCACCTGCCCTTCGTGGCGGGCGACGGCACCCAGCTGCCCTTCGCCGACGACACCTTCGACGCGGTGACGATCTCCTACGGCCTGCGCAACATCGTCGACACGGTCGCGGGCCTGCGCGAGATGCGCCGCGTGACCCGCCCCGGTGGCCGGATCGTGGTGGCCGAGTTCAGCCACCCGACGTGGAAGCCGTTCCGCACGCTCTACATCGAGTACCTGATGAAGGCGCTCCCGGCGATCGCCCGCGCGGTCTCCTCCAGCCCCGACGCCTACGTCTACCTGGCCGAGTCGATCCGCGCCTGGCCCGACCAGGAGGGTCTGGCCGCGCTGATGGCCGAGGCCGGCTGGCAGGACCCCGAGTTCCGCAACCTCACCGGCGGCATCGTGGCGCTTCACCGCGCCACCGCCTGA
- the nuoE gene encoding NADH-quinone oxidoreductase subunit NuoE, with protein MTSAPLDDTTWAELREIAARYPHKRSGLLPMLHLVQSAQGRITPEGIEACAQVLDITPAEVSGVATFYTMYKRRPVGDFHVGVCVNTLCAVMGGDAIYDTLSEHLGCGNDETAPRREGDAATVSLERIECNAACDYAPVAMVNWEFMDNQTPQSAVQLVDDLRAGAEVHSTRGPKLVTWREAERVIAGFNDGLANEGPSAGPASLRGRAIARERGWTAPAAQTPEVTAAADQAASDQEEGK; from the coding sequence ATGACGAGTGCACCGCTCGACGACACGACCTGGGCCGAGCTCCGCGAGATCGCGGCCCGCTACCCGCACAAGCGCTCCGGCCTGCTGCCGATGCTGCACCTGGTGCAGTCGGCCCAGGGCCGGATCACCCCGGAGGGCATCGAGGCCTGCGCGCAGGTCCTCGACATCACCCCCGCCGAGGTCAGCGGCGTCGCGACCTTCTACACGATGTACAAGCGCCGCCCGGTCGGCGACTTCCACGTCGGGGTCTGCGTCAACACGCTCTGCGCAGTGATGGGTGGCGACGCCATCTACGACACCCTCAGCGAGCACCTGGGCTGCGGCAACGACGAGACCGCGCCGCGACGCGAGGGCGACGCCGCCACCGTCTCGCTGGAGCGCATCGAGTGCAACGCGGCCTGCGACTACGCCCCCGTGGCGATGGTCAACTGGGAGTTCATGGACAACCAGACCCCGCAGTCGGCGGTCCAGCTGGTCGACGACCTGCGCGCCGGTGCCGAGGTCCACTCCACCCGTGGGCCGAAGCTGGTCACCTGGCGCGAGGCCGAGCGCGTGATCGCCGGCTTCAACGACGGACTGGCCAACGAGGGCCCCTCGGCCGGCCCCGCGTCGCTGCGCGGCCGGGCGATCGCCCGTGAGCGCGGCTGGACCGCTCCTGCCGCGCAGACCCCCGAGGTGACCGCGGCGGCCGACCAGGCAGCGTCCGACCAGGAGGAGGGCAAGTGA
- a CDS encoding 2Fe-2S iron-sulfur cluster-binding protein, with the protein MTSNSKAPEVTDEVTLTIDGITTTAPKGTLVIRAAEQVGVQIPRFCDHPLLKPAGACRQCLVEVALPGPDGELRQMQGPPGRMKPQPSCTLVVSEGMQVNTQLTSAGADKAQQGVMELLLINHPLDCPVCDKGRRVPPAEPGDEQRRGRVPLRRAEHGEAHLPQADQHLAADPARP; encoded by the coding sequence ATGACCAGCAACTCCAAGGCACCCGAGGTCACCGACGAGGTCACCCTGACCATCGACGGGATCACCACCACCGCCCCCAAGGGCACCCTCGTGATCCGCGCGGCCGAGCAGGTCGGCGTGCAGATCCCGCGGTTCTGCGACCACCCGCTGCTCAAGCCGGCCGGCGCCTGCCGCCAGTGCCTGGTCGAGGTGGCCCTGCCGGGCCCCGACGGCGAGCTGCGGCAGATGCAGGGCCCGCCCGGCCGGATGAAGCCCCAGCCGTCCTGCACCTTGGTGGTGTCGGAGGGCATGCAGGTCAACACCCAGCTCACCTCCGCCGGGGCCGACAAGGCCCAGCAGGGCGTGATGGAGCTGCTGCTGATCAACCACCCGCTCGACTGCCCGGTCTGCGACAAGGGGCGGCGAGTGCCCCCTGCAGAACCAGGCGATGAGCAACGGCGCGGGCGAGTCCCGCTTCGCCGCGCAGAACATGGTGAAGCGCACCTTCCCCAAGCCGATCAACATCTCGCCGCAGATCCTGCTCGACCGTGA
- a CDS encoding NADH-quinone oxidoreductase subunit G, translated as MSNGAGESRFAAQNMVKRTFPKPINISPQILLDRERCIVCQRCTRFADEIAGDPFIALIERGASQQIGIAPDAPFLSYFAGNTIQICPVGALTSEEYRFRARPFDLVSTASVAEHDACGSAIRVDHRRGKVVRRLSGDDPAVNEEWITDKDRFAFSYTKASTRLTHPWVRDRVEDGGDGQLRPASWPEAFVVAARGLAAAGAGAVLTGGRVTAEDAYAYSKFARVALRTNDIDFRARPHSPEEADFLAAHVAMTAHYAGGVTYSDLETAGTVVLAGLEPEDEAGTIFLRLRKAVADHGTKVVAVAPFTTRGLRKLSAQVQVTAPGDEAAALAGLELGAGDVVLVGERLGLVPGALGAAADLASRTGARLAWVPRRAGDRGAVDAGCLPTLLPGGRPVADAAARVDVATAWGVESVPSAVGRDGDAIVAAALAGEVGGLLVGGVDPDDTADPAAFRAALEAASFVVALEQRETDVTRMADVVLPVAPVTDKAGTFVTWDGRARQFDAVLSSPSSLPDLRILAGIAEEMGAPLGWRTTEEIRRELLAFGAWDGERAAYDVGVAPAAGPTAATTRDGALQLVTWKQLVDLGTLQSYDAHHLATARPAVVKLSPADFEALGVAEGASVTVVGDRGEVVLPVAVADLPAGTAWIPTRSFGRGVWADLASPGSSVVVKGVE; from the coding sequence ATGAGCAACGGCGCGGGCGAGTCCCGCTTCGCCGCGCAGAACATGGTGAAGCGCACCTTCCCCAAGCCGATCAACATCTCGCCGCAGATCCTGCTCGACCGTGAGCGCTGCATCGTCTGCCAGCGCTGCACGCGCTTCGCCGATGAGATCGCCGGCGACCCGTTCATCGCGCTGATCGAGCGCGGCGCCTCGCAGCAGATCGGCATCGCGCCCGACGCGCCGTTCCTCTCCTACTTCGCCGGCAACACGATCCAGATCTGCCCGGTCGGCGCCCTGACGAGCGAGGAGTACCGCTTCCGCGCGCGCCCCTTCGACCTGGTCTCCACGGCCTCGGTCGCCGAGCACGACGCCTGCGGCTCCGCGATCCGCGTCGACCACCGTCGCGGCAAGGTGGTCCGCCGCCTGTCCGGCGACGACCCGGCGGTCAACGAGGAGTGGATCACCGACAAGGACCGCTTCGCCTTCTCCTACACGAAGGCGTCGACGCGCCTGACCCACCCGTGGGTGCGCGACCGCGTCGAGGACGGCGGCGACGGACAGCTCCGCCCGGCGTCGTGGCCCGAGGCCTTCGTGGTCGCGGCCCGTGGCCTGGCCGCGGCCGGCGCCGGTGCCGTGCTGACCGGCGGGCGCGTGACCGCCGAGGACGCCTACGCCTACAGCAAGTTCGCCCGCGTCGCGCTGCGCACCAACGACATCGACTTCCGGGCCCGCCCGCACTCGCCCGAGGAGGCCGACTTCCTGGCCGCCCACGTCGCGATGACCGCGCACTACGCCGGGGGCGTGACCTACTCCGACCTCGAGACCGCCGGCACCGTGGTGCTGGCCGGCCTCGAGCCCGAGGACGAGGCCGGCACGATCTTCCTGCGCCTGCGCAAGGCCGTCGCCGACCACGGTACGAAGGTGGTCGCCGTCGCCCCCTTCACCACCCGCGGCCTGCGTAAGCTCTCCGCCCAGGTGCAGGTGACCGCGCCCGGTGACGAGGCCGCCGCCCTGGCCGGGCTCGAGCTCGGCGCGGGTGACGTGGTGCTCGTCGGCGAGCGTCTCGGCCTGGTGCCCGGCGCCCTCGGCGCCGCCGCCGACCTGGCCTCGCGCACCGGCGCCCGCCTGGCGTGGGTGCCGCGCCGTGCCGGTGACCGCGGTGCGGTCGACGCCGGATGCCTGCCCACCCTGCTGCCCGGCGGCCGCCCGGTCGCCGACGCCGCCGCGCGCGTCGACGTGGCCACCGCATGGGGCGTCGAGTCGGTGCCCAGCGCCGTGGGCCGCGACGGCGACGCGATCGTCGCTGCAGCCCTGGCCGGCGAGGTCGGCGGACTCCTCGTCGGTGGCGTCGACCCCGACGACACCGCTGACCCGGCCGCCTTCCGCGCCGCCCTCGAGGCCGCCTCCTTCGTGGTGGCCCTCGAGCAGCGCGAGACCGACGTGACCCGGATGGCCGACGTGGTCCTCCCGGTCGCCCCGGTCACCGACAAGGCCGGCACGTTCGTCACCTGGGACGGGCGCGCCCGCCAGTTCGACGCGGTGCTCTCCAGCCCGTCCTCGCTGCCCGACCTGCGGATCCTGGCCGGCATCGCCGAGGAGATGGGGGCGCCCCTGGGCTGGCGCACGACCGAGGAGATCCGTCGCGAGCTGCTCGCGTTCGGTGCCTGGGACGGTGAGCGGGCCGCGTACGACGTCGGCGTGGCGCCGGCGGCCGGGCCCACCGCCGCCACCACCCGCGACGGCGCGCTGCAGCTGGTCACCTGGAAGCAGCTCGTCGACCTCGGCACGCTGCAGTCGTACGACGCCCACCACCTGGCCACCGCCCGCCCGGCGGTCGTGAAGCTCAGCCCCGCCGACTTCGAGGCGCTCGGCGTCGCCGAGGGAGCCTCGGTCACCGTGGTCGGTGACCGCGGCGAGGTGGTCCTGCCGGTCGCCGTCGCCGACCTGCCCGCCGGCACGGCGTGGATCCCGACGCGTTCCTTCGGGCGCGGCGTCTGGGCCGACCTGGCCTCGCCCGGCAGCTCCGTCGTCGTGAAGGGAGTCGAGTGA